A single Mastomys coucha isolate ucsf_1 chromosome X, UCSF_Mcou_1, whole genome shotgun sequence DNA region contains:
- the LOC116092327 gene encoding histone H2A-Bbd type 2/3-like gives MPRTTENSLRGSSCCCCHSCTSRAELIFAVSLVEHHLREGSHSRRLSDMVPIFLVAILEFLTSRLLELASNEAQCRVTQRCITTEMLDLVVYNTLLSKLFQFITISQNIVSLSFTVDGSTAPGLLVIVNAMRLRWFLMGVLITDIIMAPSCSRTTDLNMALCGTMFYEH, from the exons ATGCCCAGGACCACTGAGAACAGTCTTCGAGGATCTTCATGTTGCTGCTGTCACTCCTGCACCTCCAGAGCTGAGCTAATCTTTGCTGTTAGCCTGGTGGAACACCATCTGAGGGAAGGCAGCCATTCCCGGAGGCTCAGTGATATGGTGCCCATCTTCCTTGTAGCCATCCTGGAGTTCCTCACCAGCAGGCTGCTGGAGCTGGCGAGCAATGAGGCCCAATGCAGAGTTACACAGAGGTGCATCACTACAGAAATGCTGGATTTGGTGGTCTACAATACGCTGCTCAGTAAATTGTTCCAATTCATCACCATCTCCCAG AACATAGTTTCATTGTCCTTTACAGTCGATGGGAGCACGGCTCCTGGACTTCTGGTGATAGTAAATGCCATGAGACTCAGATGGTTTCTCATGGGAGTACTGATCACTGACATCATCATGGCCCCTAGCTGCAGCAGGACCACAGATCTGAACATGGCCCTTTGTGGCACCATGTTCTATGAACATTGA